One Campylobacter sputorum subsp. sputorum DNA segment encodes these proteins:
- a CDS encoding EI24 domain-containing protein: protein MIKIFQISIREFLTKKFILLSILPLIVSVLILGGFLVFGGIEFFSMLSDGAESGDFSFIDEAQYPLLTSILAFALTKWVIIFIFYMFGAFFVVIISIVIALIVAGFLTPIVTNHLNQKYYHYHRFEEISFLKSLKLMMIVLLKVCLFLLISIPFLFIPLINLIVVNIPFFYLYYKFMLLDVGSNALNKNDFEILWLRDGGNDFKLSCLVFYIVSLVPFLGLFLQLFFVIFLSNLIYKKHN from the coding sequence ATGATTAAAATTTTTCAAATAAGCATAAGAGAGTTTTTAACTAAGAAATTTATTTTACTTTCTATATTGCCACTTATTGTTTCAGTTTTAATACTCGGTGGATTTTTGGTTTTTGGTGGCATAGAATTTTTTAGTATGCTAAGCGATGGTGCTGAAAGCGGTGATTTTTCTTTCATTGACGAGGCACAATATCCACTTTTAACTTCCATTTTAGCTTTTGCTTTGACAAAATGGGTTATTATATTTATATTTTATATGTTTGGTGCTTTTTTTGTAGTTATTATTTCTATAGTTATAGCACTTATTGTCGCTGGATTTCTTACTCCTATCGTTACAAATCATTTGAATCAAAAATACTATCATTATCATAGATTTGAAGAAATTAGTTTTTTAAAATCTTTAAAATTAATGATGATTGTTTTGCTTAAAGTTTGTCTTTTTTTACTTATAAGTATTCCATTTTTATTTATTCCTTTAATAAATCTTATTGTTGTAAATATTCCATTTTTTTATCTATATTATAAATTTATGTTACTAGATGTAGGCTCAAATGCATTAAATAAAAATGATTTTGAGATTTTGTGGTTAAGAGATGGTGGAAATGACTTTAAATTATCTTGTTTGGTATTTTATATAGTTAGTTTAGTGCCGTTTTTAGGGCTTTTTTTACAACTATTTTTTGTTATTTTTCTTTCAAATTTGATATATAAAAAACACAATTAA
- a CDS encoding ferritin family protein translates to MRQYETYRCPKCGNVIEIQEVGGGSLTCCGVEMELVTKDLTSVNLMKAFAGESMARNKYDLYGDIAKEAGYHAIARHFYEAAENEKWHARAEYKKYNEIQGLPLDKMDKNLISAADGERYEHTTMYPDFAKIAEDEGKKDIARLFNAIAKVEVEHEREYLELKKMLEADGFFQSDEEDVWVCEVCGHVHRGKKAPGACPLCKAPKEYFKREFLG, encoded by the coding sequence ATGAGACAGTATGAAACTTATAGATGCCCAAAATGTGGAAATGTTATAGAAATACAAGAAGTTGGCGGAGGTTCATTAACCTGTTGCGGCGTAGAAATGGAACTCGTTACAAAAGATTTAACATCTGTAAATTTAATGAAAGCTTTTGCTGGCGAATCAATGGCTAGAAATAAATACGATTTGTATGGCGATATAGCAAAAGAAGCTGGATATCACGCTATAGCAAGACATTTTTATGAAGCAGCAGAAAATGAAAAATGGCACGCTAGAGCTGAATATAAAAAATATAATGAAATTCAAGGTTTGCCACTAGATAAAATGGATAAAAATCTTATATCCGCTGCTGATGGCGAGAGGTATGAGCATACAACTATGTATCCGGATTTTGCAAAAATAGCAGAAGATGAAGGCAAAAAAGATATAGCTAGACTTTTTAACGCTATTGCAAAAGTTGAAGTTGAGCATGAAAGAGAGTATTTAGAACTTAAAAAAATGCTAGAAGCTGATGGATTTTTCCAAAGTGATGAAGAAGATGTTTGGGTTTGTGAAGTTTGTGGTCATGTACATCGTGGAAAAAAAGCACCAGGAGCCTGTCCTCTTTGCAAGGCACCAAAAGAATACTTCAAAAGGGAATTTCTTGGATAG
- the galU gene encoding UTP--glucose-1-phosphate uridylyltransferase GalU gives MIQTCLFPAAGYGTRFLPATKSLPKEMLPILTKPLIHYGVDEALEANMNNMAFVTGRGKRALEDYFDISYELEHQIAGTSKEHLLTEIRNLMSACSFTFTRQENMKGLGDAIYTGKTLVKSEPFGVILADDLCINENGDGVLSQMVKIYEKYRCSIVAVMEVEKDEVDKYGIIDGKFIEDDLIMVSNMVEKPTSQEAPSNLAIIGRYILTPDIFDMIEQTKPGKNGEIQITDALLKQANNGMVLAYKFKGKRFDCGSLKGYVEATNYFYENIYGKQ, from the coding sequence ATGATTCAAACTTGTCTTTTTCCAGCAGCTGGCTATGGAACTAGATTTTTACCAGCTACAAAATCACTTCCAAAAGAGATGTTGCCTATTTTGACAAAACCACTTATACATTATGGTGTTGATGAAGCACTTGAAGCAAATATGAATAATATGGCATTTGTAACAGGAAGAGGGAAAAGAGCTTTAGAGGATTATTTCGATATTAGTTATGAGCTTGAGCATCAAATAGCTGGGACAAGCAAAGAGCATCTTTTAACAGAGATTCGAAATTTAATGAGTGCTTGTTCTTTTACTTTTACTAGACAAGAAAATATGAAAGGTCTTGGAGATGCGATATATACAGGAAAAACACTCGTCAAAAGTGAGCCATTTGGTGTTATTTTAGCAGATGATTTATGTATAAATGAAAATGGCGATGGCGTGTTATCTCAAATGGTTAAGATTTACGAAAAATACCGCTGTTCTATAGTTGCAGTTATGGAAGTTGAGAAAGATGAAGTTGATAAATATGGTATTATAGATGGTAAATTTATAGAAGATGACTTGATAATGGTTTCAAATATGGTTGAAAAGCCAACATCACAAGAAGCACCAAGCAATCTAGCGATAATTGGAAGATATATTTTAACACCAGATATTTTTGATATGATAGAGCAAACAAAACCTGGGAAAAATGGAGAGATTCAAATAACTGATGCACTTTTGAAACAGGCAAACAATGGAATGGTTTTGGCGTATAAATTTAAAGGCAAGAGATTTGACTGCGGTTCTTTAAAAGGTTATGTAGAAGCTACAAACTATTTTTATGAGAACATATATGGTAAACAATAA
- a CDS encoding glucose-6-phosphate isomerase — translation MVNNKIYFKFSPLEDINEFSKRMNDEFNAGEIGYYHLPELGYEAINVLKKFDDKFSKFNTIVLMGIGGSSLGVQTVYEMLNLKSSKKIIFLDNLDPFEFYKKTKDIVFNETLFLISSKSGTTIEPISIFKCVVEKFNVKDFSCNFAAITDLGSPLENFAKKHDISVFYIPKNVGGRFSVLSMIGLVPLYFCGFDVISLLDGAKACKKNFLEDQNDTILQKAYHYATHKNATINVLFSYCDRFDKFNDWYVQLWAESLGKKKGYQRIGLTPVGLVGSRDQHSFLQLIMDGVKDKTVTFIKVLNHDQNINIANIKFDFLQDCDFVNSYSLQDVLNTQCEASLKAIIAEGISIDLIEVDKIDEWHIGYLLYYFELLTSATGIMLGINTYDQPGVEVGKRILKKMLLPLS, via the coding sequence ATGGTAAACAATAAAATTTATTTTAAATTTTCCCCCCTAGAAGATATTAATGAATTTTCAAAAAGAATGAATGATGAGTTTAATGCCGGAGAGATAGGGTATTATCATCTGCCAGAGCTTGGCTATGAAGCTATAAATGTGTTAAAAAAATTTGATGATAAATTTAGTAAATTTAATACAATAGTTCTTATGGGGATAGGTGGATCTTCGCTTGGCGTGCAAACCGTTTATGAGATGCTAAATTTAAAAAGCTCAAAGAAAATTATTTTTTTAGACAATTTAGATCCATTTGAATTCTATAAAAAAACCAAAGATATAGTCTTTAATGAAACATTATTTTTAATTTCTAGTAAGTCTGGCACTACAATAGAGCCAATTTCTATTTTTAAATGTGTGGTTGAAAAATTTAATGTCAAAGACTTTAGTTGCAATTTTGCAGCTATAACTGATTTGGGATCGCCTTTAGAAAATTTCGCAAAAAAACATGATATTTCTGTTTTTTATATACCAAAAAATGTTGGCGGAAGATTTAGTGTGCTTAGTATGATAGGTCTTGTTCCATTGTATTTTTGCGGTTTTGATGTTATTTCCTTGCTTGATGGTGCTAAGGCTTGTAAAAAAAATTTTTTAGAAGATCAAAATGACACAATACTTCAAAAAGCATATCACTATGCTACGCATAAAAACGCAACTATAAATGTTTTGTTTAGTTATTGTGATAGATTTGATAAATTTAATGATTGGTATGTGCAGCTTTGGGCGGAATCACTTGGTAAGAAAAAGGGATATCAGCGCATAGGACTTACTCCGGTTGGTTTGGTTGGCTCTAGGGATCAGCACTCTTTTTTACAACTCATTATGGATGGCGTAAAAGATAAAACAGTAACTTTTATAAAAGTTTTAAATCATGATCAAAATATTAACATTGCAAATATTAAATTTGATTTTTTACAAGATTGTGATTTTGTAAATTCATACTCTTTGCAAGATGTATTAAATACGCAATGCGAAGCTAGTTTAAAAGCTATAATCGCTGAAGGAATAAGTATTGATTTGATTGAAGTTGATAAAATAGATGAATGGCATATAGGGTATTTGCTTTATTATTTTGAACTTTTAACTTCTGCGACTGGAATTATGCTTGGAATTAATACTTATGATCAGCCAGGCGTTGAAGTTGGTAAAAGAATACTTAAAAAAATGCTTTTACCGCTTAGTTAA
- the ccsA gene encoding cytochrome c biogenesis protein: MNKIISGFLGMGSAITMLLIYAVSCGTATIIENNYDTPTAWSAVYGATWFALLQLLLGINLLYNIFRYKLITLKKLPSFLFHFSFIIILIGAGITRYFGFEGVVHIRNGESTDELWTSAVYLQLIADDGKNLYQDNEEKHISLKGDNDFSMSVDVNGKKATYKYKDYIRSADFAFTDSKDGKPVINLIISGNGSSNELVLEDNTSNIIDGIEFAFNKEPNSDKFVKFTLKDDKWLFTSNEQISYFTMSENAKDSFDANSINEFKTMRLYTVSGINFAPKFLSKSASKKLVSVDGGNDAMIGELEFNGEKQDVPLFTNGKVYSTHVGGVEFVTKAGSLKHTMPFVMHLNAFKLDRYPGSNSPMSYSSDITIFDKNGNKIMDYLIYMNNVLDFNGHRFFQSSYDMDERGTILSVNKDPGKIPTYIGYFLLGLGFFLNLISPYSRFRKLANLVNSEATKTLSLMFAIFLAFTGVNLKASDVPSIDKNHAKELSSLLVQSADGRIKPFDTVGYEVLNKIYRSSSFNGMSPTEVMLSMMLNSDYWQEAPLIAISNKELKKLLGVDENAKYAKFSDFFTISDGKMSYKLAKIVELTNRKNPATRGMFDKDVIKVDERVNILYMVFMGEIFRIFPKIDDPNNTWYSPAAAIMSFPKEESNQVASILQNYFRSIIDAQSSGDWKQANDALNVLKEYQSKYGASILIDQKKIDMELLLNKYNIFDRLSPFYLISGLILLAVVFIKMVRPKTNVLYPFRFVYFLNLVLFLALTAGLGMRWYVSQHAPWSNAYESLIYVAWAMALSGLIFAKRSPVTIALTSILTGVTLFVAHLSWLDPQITTLVPVLNSYWLTIHVSVITASYGFLGLCALLGIFTLILMCFQGKKENKEISRNILEATRINEMSMIFGISLLTLGNFLGGVWANESWGRYWGWDSKETWALISIIVYAVVLHLRFIPKLNNQYAFGVASSFAYWSIIMTYFGVNFYLSGMHSYAAGDPVPVPNFIGIIATVMIIITLIASRGIKFAKKL, encoded by the coding sequence ATGAATAAAATCATATCTGGTTTTTTAGGTATGGGATCTGCGATAACCATGCTTCTTATTTATGCTGTATCTTGCGGAACAGCTACTATAATAGAAAATAATTACGATACTCCAACTGCTTGGTCGGCTGTTTATGGAGCAACTTGGTTTGCTTTATTGCAACTTTTACTTGGCATAAATTTGCTTTATAATATTTTTAGATACAAGCTTATTACACTTAAGAAATTGCCATCTTTTCTCTTTCATTTTTCATTTATAATTATTTTAATTGGTGCTGGCATTACTAGATATTTTGGCTTTGAGGGTGTTGTTCACATAAGAAATGGCGAAAGCACCGATGAGCTTTGGACTTCTGCTGTTTATTTGCAGTTGATTGCAGATGATGGAAAGAATTTATACCAAGATAATGAAGAAAAACATATATCTCTAAAAGGAGATAATGATTTTTCTATGAGCGTAGATGTAAATGGCAAAAAAGCCACATATAAATATAAAGATTATATACGCAGTGCGGATTTTGCTTTTACTGATAGTAAAGATGGAAAACCTGTTATAAATTTAATAATTTCTGGAAATGGAAGTTCAAATGAACTTGTTTTGGAAGATAATACTTCAAACATAATTGATGGAATTGAATTTGCATTCAATAAAGAACCAAATAGTGATAAGTTTGTTAAATTTACATTAAAAGATGATAAATGGCTATTTACTTCAAATGAGCAAATATCATATTTTACAATGAGCGAAAACGCAAAAGATAGCTTTGATGCTAACTCTATAAACGAATTTAAAACTATGAGACTTTATACTGTTTCTGGTATAAATTTCGCTCCTAAATTTCTTTCTAAAAGTGCTTCTAAAAAACTTGTTAGCGTAGATGGCGGAAACGATGCTATGATTGGGGAGCTTGAATTTAACGGAGAAAAACAAGATGTTCCTTTATTTACAAATGGAAAGGTTTATTCTACTCATGTTGGCGGTGTTGAATTTGTTACCAAGGCTGGTTCATTAAAGCACACTATGCCATTTGTAATGCATCTAAATGCATTTAAGCTAGATAGATACCCTGGTTCAAATTCTCCTATGAGCTATTCTAGTGATATTACTATTTTTGATAAAAATGGAAATAAAATTATGGATTATTTGATTTATATGAATAATGTTTTGGATTTTAATGGTCATAGATTTTTTCAAAGTTCTTATGATATGGACGAAAGAGGGACTATACTATCTGTAAATAAAGATCCAGGTAAAATTCCCACTTATATAGGTTATTTTTTATTAGGTCTTGGCTTTTTCTTAAATTTAATAAGTCCTTATAGTAGGTTTAGAAAGCTTGCAAATTTAGTAAATTCAGAAGCTACTAAAACTCTTTCTTTAATGTTTGCTATATTTTTGGCATTTACAGGGGTAAATTTAAAAGCTTCTGATGTTCCAAGTATAGATAAAAATCACGCAAAAGAATTATCATCTTTGCTTGTTCAAAGTGCGGATGGTAGAATAAAGCCATTTGATACTGTGGGCTATGAAGTTTTAAATAAGATTTATAGAAGCTCATCTTTTAATGGTATGAGTCCAACAGAAGTTATGCTTTCTATGATGTTAAATAGCGATTATTGGCAAGAAGCTCCTTTGATTGCCATTTCAAATAAAGAGTTAAAAAAGCTTCTTGGTGTTGATGAAAATGCAAAATATGCGAAATTTAGTGATTTTTTTACTATTAGTGATGGAAAGATGTCTTATAAGTTAGCTAAAATAGTTGAATTAACAAATAGAAAAAATCCTGCAACTCGCGGAATGTTTGATAAAGATGTGATAAAGGTTGATGAAAGGGTAAATATATTATATATGGTGTTTATGGGCGAAATTTTTAGAATTTTCCCAAAAATAGATGATCCAAATAATACTTGGTATTCTCCAGCGGCTGCTATTATGAGTTTTCCTAAAGAAGAATCAAATCAAGTTGCTAGTATTTTACAAAATTATTTTAGAAGTATAATAGATGCGCAATCCTCTGGTGATTGGAAGCAAGCAAATGATGCGCTTAATGTATTAAAAGAATATCAATCAAAATATGGTGCAAGTATTCTTATAGATCAAAAAAAGATAGATATGGAGTTACTTTTAAACAAATACAATATATTTGATAGATTGTCGCCTTTTTATCTAATTTCTGGGCTTATTTTACTAGCTGTAGTTTTTATAAAAATGGTAAGACCAAAAACAAATGTTTTATATCCTTTTAGATTTGTATATTTTTTAAATTTAGTATTATTTTTAGCACTTACTGCCGGGCTTGGTATGAGATGGTATGTTTCACAACACGCTCCTTGGTCAAATGCATATGAGTCACTTATATATGTAGCTTGGGCGATGGCTTTATCTGGACTGATATTTGCAAAAAGAAGTCCAGTTACCATAGCTCTTACATCTATTTTAACTGGCGTGACTTTGTTTGTAGCTCATCTTAGTTGGCTTGATCCACAAATCACAACGCTAGTTCCTGTTTTGAACTCATATTGGTTAACTATACATGTTTCTGTAATTACTGCTAGTTACGGATTTTTAGGACTTTGTGCTCTTCTTGGTATATTTACACTGATTTTAATGTGTTTTCAAGGTAAAAAAGAAAATAAAGAAATATCAAGAAATATTCTTGAGGCAACAAGAATAAATGAGATGTCTATGATATTTGGTATAAGTTTATTAACTCTTGGAAACTTTCTTGGTGGTGTTTGGGCAAACGAAAGCTGGGGAAGATACTGGGGCTGGGATTCAAAAGAAACTTGGGCTTTGATATCTATAATTGTTTATGCGGTTGTTTTGCATTTAAGATTTATTCCTAAGTTAAACAATCAATATGCTTTTGGCGTTGCTTCATCTTTTGCATATTGGTCTATAATAATGACATATTTTGGAGTAAATTTTTATTTAAGCGGAATGCACTCTTATGCAGCAGGAGATCCTGTGCCAGTTCCAAATTTTATTGGCATTATAGCTACAGTTATGATTATAATTACCTTGATTGCTTCAAGGGGTATTAAATTTGCTAAAAAACTATAA
- a CDS encoding undecaprenyl-diphosphate phosphatase: MDIISTIILGIVEGLTEFLPVSSTGHLILASKLLNLQQTPTLTCFEVSIQLGSILAVVFIYFSKLKQDINIWIKLAIGFVPTGAIGFLLHKYIKELFSPDVVAYMLIFWGIIFIIVEIFNKKEKIKTTTTTLDDVSYKQSFLIGLSQCLAMVPGTSRSGATIITGLLAGLDRKTAATFSFLLAIPTMFAATIYDSYKNRAIFIENMDNIFIFLLGGIVAFVVAILSIKIFLKFVSKFDYIPFGIYRIAVGLIFLLFIL, from the coding sequence ATGGACATAATAAGCACAATAATACTTGGCATAGTTGAGGGTTTAACTGAATTTTTGCCAGTTAGCTCAACAGGGCATTTAATATTAGCCTCAAAGCTTTTAAATTTACAACAAACTCCAACATTAACATGCTTTGAAGTTTCAATACAACTTGGTTCTATTTTAGCAGTAGTTTTTATATATTTTAGCAAATTAAAACAAGATATAAATATATGGATAAAATTAGCCATAGGTTTTGTTCCAACTGGTGCAATAGGTTTTTTACTTCATAAATACATCAAAGAGCTTTTTTCTCCAGATGTAGTAGCTTATATGCTTATATTTTGGGGCATTATTTTTATAATAGTTGAAATTTTTAACAAAAAAGAAAAAATAAAAACAACTACAACAACACTAGATGATGTAAGCTATAAACAATCTTTTTTAATAGGCTTATCACAATGCCTTGCTATGGTGCCTGGCACATCAAGAAGTGGCGCGACAATCATAACTGGACTTTTAGCTGGACTTGATAGAAAAACAGCTGCAACTTTTAGTTTTTTACTAGCAATACCAACAATGTTTGCTGCAACCATTTATGATTCTTATAAAAACAGAGCTATATTTATTGAAAATATGGATAATATTTTTATATTTTTATTAGGAGGCATTGTGGCTTTTGTAGTAGCAATACTTTCTATAAAAATATTTTTAAAATTTGTAAGTAAATTTGACTATATACCTTTTGGGATATATAGAATAGCAGTAGGACTAATATTTTTATTATTTATATTATAA
- the thiE gene encoding thiamine phosphate synthase, with product MSEIYAITDDILTPDETIKNQVLEILQNGVKFIQYRSKKSIQNEEIIKNLISLCEDFNAKLIINDNVNLTKKLKAHGVHIGKDDAMLKNTKEFLGNEFIIGVSCYNDINLAINAQNIGAGYVAFGAAFKSATKPNALLSGIEIISQAKEKVSLPICIIGGINQGNIADVATKKPDMIAMIEAIYKPNSIKENIANLRKKIHQWT from the coding sequence GTGTCTGAGATTTATGCAATAACAGATGATATTTTAACTCCAGATGAAACTATAAAAAATCAAGTTTTAGAAATTTTACAAAATGGTGTAAAATTTATACAATATAGGAGTAAAAAAAGCATACAAAACGAAGAAATCATCAAAAATCTCATATCACTTTGCGAAGATTTTAATGCAAAGCTTATCATAAATGATAATGTAAATTTAACCAAAAAATTAAAAGCTCATGGCGTTCATATCGGAAAAGATGACGCCATGTTAAAAAATACAAAAGAGTTTTTAGGAAATGAGTTTATAATCGGAGTAAGTTGCTATAATGATATAAATTTAGCCATAAATGCCCAAAATATCGGTGCTGGCTATGTTGCATTTGGCGCTGCTTTTAAAAGCGCGACTAAACCAAATGCCTTGCTTAGCGGTATAGAAATTATTTCTCAGGCAAAAGAAAAAGTATCGCTACCAATTTGCATAATAGGAGGCATAAACCAAGGCAACATAGCAGATGTTGCAACAAAAAAGCCAGATATGATAGCAATGATAGAAGCTATCTATAAACCAAACTCAATAAAAGAAAATATAGCAAATTTAAGAAAGAAAATACATCAATGGACATAA
- a CDS encoding basic amino acid ABC transporter substrate-binding protein, producing the protein MKKFFKCLLASLFLATCINANDILKVGTNATYPPFEYIDQNSKITGFDIDLIDELSKRIGFKYEIVNMGFDALIPALKSGKIDAIAAAMSATPQRIKAVDFTNPYYTTENLFIKKSSNTAINSKYDLKGKKIGVQLGTVQEIAAREIKGSKVVPTKDIFNSIMALKNNKVDAVLVDSSIGYGYLNKNDDLAEFLKEPDGSEGFSIAFDKNKHTELIKKINEEVDKMKQDGTYEKLLKQYELK; encoded by the coding sequence ATGAAAAAGTTTTTTAAATGCTTATTAGCTAGTTTGTTTTTAGCTACATGTATAAATGCTAATGATATTTTAAAAGTTGGAACTAATGCTACATATCCTCCTTTTGAATACATAGATCAAAATTCAAAAATAACTGGTTTTGATATAGATTTAATCGATGAATTAAGCAAAAGGATTGGCTTTAAATATGAGATAGTAAATATGGGTTTTGATGCTTTAATACCTGCTTTAAAAAGCGGTAAAATAGATGCGATAGCTGCTGCTATGAGTGCAACTCCTCAAAGAATTAAAGCTGTAGATTTTACAAATCCTTATTACACAACAGAGAATTTATTTATAAAAAAATCATCTAATACTGCAATAAATTCAAAATATGATTTAAAAGGTAAAAAAATAGGAGTTCAACTTGGCACAGTTCAAGAAATAGCAGCTAGAGAAATCAAAGGCTCTAAAGTAGTTCCAACAAAAGATATTTTTAACTCAATAATGGCACTTAAAAATAACAAAGTAGACGCGGTTCTTGTTGATAGTTCTATAGGTTATGGATATTTAAACAAAAATGATGATTTGGCTGAATTTTTAAAAGAACCAGATGGTAGCGAGGGTTTTTCCATAGCATTTGATAAAAACAAACACACAGAGTTAATCAAAAAAATAAATGAAGAAGTTGATAAAATGAAACAAGATGGAACATATGAAAAACTTCTTAAACAGTATGAATTAAAATAA